The sequence below is a genomic window from Carassius auratus strain Wakin chromosome 42, ASM336829v1, whole genome shotgun sequence.
ATGGGCAGAAGGTGCACAAGTGTTAAGtgcattttcatgtttgggtgaactatttctttaaatgatTAAGCTGAAATGCATCAGACCGTCTTAGCTGTGTTGTGCTGGCAATATGACAGCTTCGTCCTGCCAGAGATTTCACACTTGAGAGCAGAATGACAAGCTCCTCAGATAATAATGCAGTTATGTTGAGACGCTGCATAGTGCTGTTTGATGAGTGTAATTTACAGCTACCACTGCCAAAGTGACACAGAAGCGTTTGGAGACGCGAGTGCCTCTGGTTATAACATGTTTGGATTGATGTGTGAACGTCTCCTCTAGAGAATAACCATCAGTCATATTGGCATTTTTCATATCAATCTTTTCATCTATAGAGAGGCTTTTAAGCTTGGCAATTCTGtgaaaactttatatatttgagtTACAGCTGTCATGACACTGCTAGTAAAACAATGATAATTATAACAATGAATTCAGCGATGTCCAACCATTAGAAAAATTGTTAAATCATAATAACATGCGAAGATAATACCACTTCTTATCTGTTAATAATGTACCTAATTTTCTTTATGCGCCTGGTCTTATGGTTATGGTATATGTTCTTGTATGTTCTTATGATTTTTAGTTTGTTAGCAACTATTCATTATACTGTGAAAACTCATTtatataaaagttttgtttagcTTTTATTTGTAAGTTTGACATGCTGAATCGGAAAATCACACCACATTTTGTCTaattaacagtgaaaactaaaaaaaaaaaagttgacaatTTATACAAGCTAATCTTTTATTACTCCTGCATAAAAATTGCATGGTAGATGCATAGTACCTTGGTAACAACAACGGTTTAACATAAACAGCTACCACAAGTGAGTCATCCAAAACTTCAGAAGTGTATGTTGGATAATTTTTGTCTTTTATGACTAGTCCCACATTGTTCTGCAGTGTTCCAGAAAGCACTAGAACGttaaaatatctttaataatCATGCAAAGTTAGAAGTGCAGTGCTAGTTTAATTTGCCATATGACGTGAAGCATCCTTCTAATATTATCACGTGCCTGCCGCCCTTTAATAAATCCTGTTTGGTCTAACGCTATCAAATCGAGTAGGAACGTCTCAAGTCTTTAGGCTAGAATAGAGGCAAATAATTATAATCACCATTCAAAACTGATTCAGGTTTAAATGAACTACAAAGAGTTTTATCTTTCCCCTCCTTATGTATAAATGAAACAATCACTTCCCTCCAGGGGGTCTAACagccaaataaataatgttttgagccACTCTAAGGGTAAATAACATTACCAGGAGTAattttttagattatttaatgCTCTATCTAATTCCTCCTTTTGTTAAGAGGCTATTTTGTTTCTGTCCAATAGAAGAAAGGTTCAGAAAATCTAGAAAgctttaaatttatgcattatttacCCGTGTCTGTtgtaaatatagatatttatagtAAAGTTGgaatgtcttatttttattttatccaagtCATGTAACATATTTCCTATACAGGGGTCCTTGTCTTATAAATTGTAAGCATATGCTGTTGTTTCCTACAGTAAGTTTCCATGCTAGTCTTTTTGTCACTTTCGTCCCCGTTTCATAGCATGTATGCcttacaatttgtattttttttctctatatccTCCTTCTAAATCTCATCTATTAATCTGTTTCAGAAGCTTAGCAACTTTGCTCTTTACTTTTGTTCTTTTCCATAGGAGGTTTGTGATAAATGACACGCTCTTCAGTGAGCTGGTAGAGGCTTCTCGAGAGTTACCAGGAAACAGGTGGTCGATCGGAGGAAATGCACCTGTCATGGCCAGCAGGATGGCTCTGGAAGGATGTGATGTGCTTTTAGGGGGCAGTTTCAGCACAGATTTCACTGATATCCTCTCACAGCATATCACAGGTGCTGTGATGTTCTTCCTTTCAGCTTTATGCTAAAAAAGCCTTTTCTATTCAACATTGTATATATAACAAGAAGCATTTTTCTGCTTGCTACAGCTTTCTTGCATATTTTTCATTGCAGTTAATTATTTTGTGTCTCCTCAGTGGCTGGAAACACAGTGGATGAACCAGACATCCACCTGATCCTGGAGTATCCCACAGGTGCCACATGGGGGACGTACACCTCCCGAAGAGCCAACAGGTGGGATTACATAAGACTGATTTAATATccgtttgttttagtttttttcaatcTTTCAATCTAAACTTGAAATGTTCTTGCATTGCCGTAGGTATATTGTTCATAGTGATGATCATAATCCATATCTGGACTCCATGGAGCAATTTCAGGAGAAGCTGAACAACTTCAAACCAGATCTGCTCGTTGTAGGAGGGCTACAGATGATGGACAACTTCCCTTTCAAACGGGGTAAGTGAATGAAGACACATGAGGCTAATAATTAACGCTTCAAATGAACcttaatttataaaatacattattgcaTGATTATTGCACAACAAATCAAtatctaccgtattttccggactataaggcgcactttttttccatagtttggctggtcctgcgacttatagtcaggtgcgacttatttatcaaaattaatttgacatgaaccgagagaaatgaaccaatagaaaacattaccgtctacagccgcgagagggcgctctatactgctcagttctcctgtagtctacactgagcagcatagagcgccctctcgtggctggagacggtaatgttttctcttggttcttggtactatataaatgcgatttatagtccagtccaactgatatatgtttttttcctcgtcatgacgtatttgtGGACTAATGCGACTTaaactcaggtgcgacttatagtccgaaaaatacggtattctATTTTCAAATAACAATATGAAActttttatgaatgtattttaaatattataaacgtCAGCCCGTATGTGCATCAGTTCTAAACTAACTCTGTTCTGTCACACTCCAATAGTGTGTTTTCCCAGCTGCCCTGAGAAAGTAGACTGACTGTAATAACTCGTAGCACTCAATGATATTGTTTATGATTTTGTTGGTTATGGGTTTTATTTAGGTCATATTTAGACCTATAGGTGAAAATGCTTAATCAAGCGttaaaagtgaagtgtgtaaCTACACTgcattgtaaaacaaaataataataaatgaaatatatagtataatataatactatttaagtatttctacttcagaatttaatgtgtaatttaatattttacatgccATAATTATATGTAATGTATTGAGAAAATTAAGTGAAAATTGATTGAACTTTttcagtaaaaagtaaaaataaaaacttttctgtgtaaaaatatatatatattttttttaagttttgaagattattggagtgtgttttacaggaaaatactattactgtctttttacttcaaaatttaGCAATGAAAAACTAGCAATTTTGGAAATTAACATTGTTTCTACGCAATTTCTTTTTCAGCGTACCTCAATTTTAagcattttgcatattaaaatcagccttttgttttcaatgttgatTTTGACATTCTGTAATATCCATTTGTTTTCTCCAGGAGAGCGTGAGGCTCTGCTGGGAAAGCTTGCGAAGATGTTGTCCTCCGCGTCCCCGCAGACCGCTATCCATTTCGAGATGGCCAGCTTCGTAGACGAGAGTCTGATGTCGGATCTTTTAGACTTTGTTCTTCCTCACACTGACTCGTTGGGCATGAACGAGCAAGAGCTGCCTAATCTCCTGAGCCTTTTCCGCGGCAGCAACTTGACAGTGCTTTCTGACCCCAACCCACGCGTAGCTACAGTGCTGGACCAGATGCGAGAACTCTACCGCCTGGTAAACCAGCGCCACCAGCAGGCCGGCACGGGTCGGCCGCTCACACGTCTTCACGTCCACACGCTGGCTTTCCAAGCCATCATCGTCAAACGTGGCTCCAAGTGGAAGAACACAATGTCGGCCACAGCCAAAGCATCTCTTACCGCCAACCGGCACGTCTGCGGCTCGCCAGACATCGATCTCAGTAAAGCGCGGCTGATCATGGACGAATCATTCTCTGTTAGCAGGCAAGAAGGAAGTCCGAGAATTCCACTTCAGGAATCCCGACCCGTTTCGTGCTGGGATGAGGACGTCTATGAGGTTTGCGTGGCTCCTGTGCTGGTGTGCACTGAGGTGTACCAGACTGCTGGAGGAGGAGACAACATCTCAGCCGCTGGGCTCGTACTGCAGATATGAGACGTCTTTGttattcctttcttttcttttcttttattgctttattttattattttgtgtgaacAACATCGAGAGAGATCATGTGCAATACAAACATTGGGTCCAGCTAATATAAagttgggtgaatctcacaaaacgtGTCAACAACATCCACATCTTATTTCACCCTTAAATCAACAGAAACCAATttagtttttaagatttttttattgttatgttaagtttattctttttaaaatattattttctgaacagttaagcaattttttttttttatctaattctCATTTTTATACGTTGTCTTTGTGCTGatttttaaactacattattttttgattgtaatatagtaaaaaaatactttattatagTAATGAGAATATATATAGAACATAcatgaaaatgtgcttaattttcaTGAATaatctattgtttttgtttttcctttatgcaaaatatattttcttatttttcccttttgatttttgtgtgaaatatgatCTGGACACTTGATTATGAGATTCACTGAGCTATCCCATCTATAGGTCAtatgttttcagtttgtttttcttttcgtTTATTTCTATCCAGAACCTTTATGTCTTAAAATGGCTTCGTAATCATTCACTTCACGCACTTTAATCCAACAGGGGCCAGTAATCTTAAAATAATATGCAAAAGAAAGTTTGAGCACCcaaaactattatattattactgaAATCGATCAATGCTGATGCACACAGTAGCCTTCTATGTTAATGTCAAGTGGAAATGCAGACAAATTTAGCATGACTGAAGCATTATGGGGTCCACATTTGACCTAACATTGCTTTCTCCTCATTGGTCGAATGTTATTGCTTCCTTGTTTTATGCTCTGCCTACTCAAGTCACGTCTTTATTCTCATAGCACCATCATAATCCACTTTAACAAGCGATTGAGCAGTTACACAATATCCCAAACATGGGATTCCATCTCATATTCTCATGTCTTATTTATATCTTTAGCTTATTTTACAATACAACGACTGAATTCAAAACACATGCCACTTTTAATTAAGGAAGCATGGCTTGATTTTTAATTCTAGggaagtgaaatgttttaagaataGTAATTTTAGCTTGtgtgggtgaatctcatgaaagcATCAAGAACATGTCCCAGTCATATTTCTCCCAAAGTCAATAGAAAGAAATATATTGTAGTaatctcaataaaaaataattggaattattaatacaattcagttttatttatttagttcagaCATGTAAATAAcatcataatgaaaaaaaaagcagtgaAGGAGAGGTATTTATTTTCCATTAGCATTATAAtaatccatttattttattttgttattttattgtattgtttgttaatttgttatatatatatatatatatatatatatatatatatatatatatatatatatatatatataatttttttttttttaatgtgacctgTCCATGCTTTCATGAGAGTCACCTTAGTACTCTAATTATGTTTGAGTTTGAATGAAGAACTATTCTTGAAATGGATGTTATAGGAAGCCAATACCACTTATTTCTTTATATGCAAAAACTATCTGCATGAATGTATTTTCAGGAGGAGGATTCGAAGAACTTTGGCATATGGTTTGTAATCAGAGTTGTGAGTGCCTCTTTAAACAGATTCAGAAACATCTAAGCAAATCACATCTTCCATTAGTCACTCTGAGTGCAAATTATTACCTACCTCCTGTGCCTAAAAAAATATACCCAGCTTAACTGATGTCCTTCATGATTATATTGTATACTTGCATTTATTTGCGTGATGGGTACATTAGAGATGCATGTGCAGGCTAGTGTAACACGATATTGGACAGGAGATAGATGTCCCACCCTATGAGAGATATCAGAGTGAGTGCTTTTAGATGATCGTCAGCTGATATATGAAATATATCTCAGGGATTACAGTACTCTGGATGTCTAAAATCCACAACACTTGAGTTTGAACCAATTTAGCTGTGACAGAGAGCAGCCGGTGTGATTCTGGATGAGATCTGAGCCTGAGGTCCGGCTAACTGAAGaatctttattgttaaaaaaatagcaATGGATTCTTTTGTTATGAAtgtgattcatgtgtttaatCATACCGTAATAATACAAGAGTGATTTAGGTGATTGATCATAAGGGTTTATGAAGCAATTGTAGCATTGGAATTGTTAATTACAATATGGTGGTAAGAGTGTTGATTGTTGTTATGATGTGCCTTTTGTCTTGGCCATGTGTGGTCTATCAGCAACAGCTGTTCTGAAGGGAAACAACTCACTCtgtatgtaataaaataatacattccaTTTACGGTACCCTGTTCTGtatttctgatta
It includes:
- the LOC113060686 gene encoding ADP-dependent glucokinase-like — encoded protein: MAIELRSGVKYGSFLSLAVVLVAYWFRSPDSSVLNERLDAVLSSLLRAERKIGMDSVSRPRVAIGFGGCVDIIVDGVTLLNKMGLKPTDQPLHHDYIENTEQLAQSFAYFFSPGAASERFVINDTLFSELVEASRELPGNRWSIGGNAPVMASRMALEGCDVLLGGSFSTDFTDILSQHITVAGNTVDEPDIHLILEYPTGATWGTYTSRRANRYIVHSDDHNPYLDSMEQFQEKLNNFKPDLLVVGGLQMMDNFPFKRGEREALLGKLAKMLSSASPQTAIHFEMASFVDESLMSDLLDFVLPHTDSLGMNEQELPNLLSLFRGSNLTVLSDPNPRVATVLDQMRELYRLVNQRHQQAGTGRPLTRLHVHTLAFQAIIVKRGSKWKNTMSATAKASLTANRHVCGSPDIDLSKARLIMDESFSVSRQEGSPRIPLQESRPVSCWDEDVYEVCVAPVLVCTEVYQTAGGGDNISAAGLVLQI